The Blautia hydrogenotrophica DSM 10507 genome window below encodes:
- the ptsP gene encoding phosphoenolpyruvate--protein phosphotransferase yields MIEIKGSEGAVGYAVGKVVILKEQKYTAEIRTVKNPEEELKRLEKARDDYRRELEEVWEETKINAGADSAAILQAYKEMVNDEIFFQRPIRRVREERINIELALEEEKKSVAAVFMSMDDPYMKERGTDIENVCNTLIKKMKGIESPAEKIEKIKESFILVAEDLTPIDTVRLDKRYLKGFVTERGGRTSHTVILAKTLGIPAVVGVSGITQRTRDGETICIDGAGGRVILNPEDEILKQYEKERQKTEKRRELFERLKNERAVTIDGRRIDICVNSGDMESVRGLDMESCDGVGLFRTEFLYMAQDDYPTEEFQYEVYKELARKAGGKEVIIRTLDIGGDKQADYMKLPREQNPFLGYRAIRISLDRTEIFKTQLRAILRASAYGKVSIMFPMIVNLEELRRAKTFVEECKWELDKQDIPYDTEIRVGIMVETPAAVLLSDKLAEEADFFSIGTNDLIQYITATDRMNEHTQYLYKSCNLSVLRAVRMVAENAHRAGIPVGICGEAASDERMTYIWLGLGIDELSMVPSQASHIKYIVKHISQKEAEKTVQKVFEMDAADEVEQYLKERMADYEEIL; encoded by the coding sequence ATGATTGAGATAAAAGGCTCAGAGGGGGCTGTAGGGTATGCGGTAGGAAAGGTCGTCATCTTGAAGGAACAGAAATACACTGCCGAAATTAGAACAGTTAAAAATCCGGAAGAAGAACTGAAGAGATTAGAAAAAGCGAGAGACGATTACAGGAGAGAACTAGAAGAAGTGTGGGAAGAGACAAAGATCAATGCGGGTGCGGATTCCGCCGCAATTCTTCAGGCGTATAAAGAGATGGTAAACGACGAAATCTTTTTTCAGAGACCAATCAGACGTGTGCGGGAAGAACGTATCAATATTGAGCTTGCGCTGGAAGAAGAGAAAAAAAGTGTGGCAGCAGTGTTTATGAGTATGGATGATCCTTATATGAAGGAAAGAGGAACGGATATTGAAAATGTATGTAATACTCTGATTAAAAAGATGAAAGGGATAGAGTCTCCTGCTGAAAAAATCGAAAAGATCAAAGAGAGTTTTATTTTGGTGGCGGAAGATCTCACGCCTATTGATACCGTACGTTTGGATAAAAGATACTTGAAAGGTTTCGTGACAGAAAGAGGCGGCAGGACTTCTCACACGGTTATTCTCGCGAAAACACTTGGTATCCCTGCCGTGGTAGGGGTAAGTGGTATCACGCAGCGTACTAGAGATGGTGAAACGATTTGCATTGATGGTGCTGGGGGCAGAGTAATTTTAAATCCGGAGGATGAGATTCTCAAACAGTATGAAAAAGAGAGACAGAAAACTGAGAAAAGAAGGGAGCTTTTCGAACGGTTAAAAAATGAACGGGCAGTTACAATTGACGGACGTAGGATAGATATCTGTGTCAATTCCGGAGATATGGAAAGTGTACGTGGGTTGGACATGGAAAGCTGTGATGGAGTGGGGTTGTTCCGCACAGAATTTCTATATATGGCTCAGGATGATTACCCGACAGAAGAATTTCAATATGAGGTATACAAGGAATTGGCCAGAAAAGCGGGAGGAAAAGAGGTGATTATACGTACTCTGGACATAGGAGGAGATAAACAGGCTGATTATATGAAGCTACCCAGGGAACAAAATCCATTTTTGGGATATCGTGCTATCAGAATATCTCTGGACAGGACAGAGATATTTAAAACTCAGTTAAGGGCAATACTTCGCGCGTCGGCATATGGAAAAGTATCGATTATGTTTCCTATGATCGTAAATCTTGAAGAATTAAGGAGAGCAAAGACTTTTGTAGAGGAGTGTAAGTGGGAACTGGACAAGCAGGATATCCCTTATGACACGGAGATAAGAGTCGGGATTATGGTGGAGACGCCAGCGGCTGTACTTTTGAGTGATAAACTAGCTGAGGAGGCGGACTTCTTTAGCATTGGAACTAATGATCTGATTCAATATATTACCGCAACGGACCGTATGAATGAACATACACAATACTTGTACAAAAGCTGTAATCTGTCAGTTCTTCGCGCTGTGAGGATGGTTGCTGAAAATGCGCATAGGGCAGGAATCCCGGTGGGAATTTGTGGAGAAGCTGCGTCTGATGAAAGAATGACATACATATGGTTGGGGCTTGGAATTGATGAGTTGAGTATGGTTCCTTCACAGGCATCACATATTAAATATATTGTTAAGCATATTTCACAAAAAGAGGCGGAAAAGACGGTCCAAAAGGTTTTTGAAATGGATGCTGCCGATGAGGTGGAACAGTATCTGAAAGAAAGAATGGCGGACTATGAGGAAATCCTATAA
- a CDS encoding BglG family transcription antiterminator, with product MVDVELKSRSAYILKFILENPESSSIKQITEKLNITRRTFYYDVEQINDWLSSEGLGKLVIKSRMVTIDSDRRDELVNRIKRNESYFYSIEERRILELIFISLSTEVVTIEKMQKIFDVSKNTILTDIKEWKAALIGLDISIVSTIKVGYVLQGEEFTIRKMIGKQIKKLENFQPKIVLGKWMQESLAKISGEEYDYREIARCLIKQYEQDENIKLVSENEEFECSMILVSWIRSMEGYTVVLNAEERAALAVTCPYQSLKKSFQKLKEYNLEIPNSEIYYIATLLLGIKIAQFVSQDQENLYIYRFTASLLKNFERIACIAFENRERLANRLRGHIRPLYYRLKYGMQSTNPLLKDVMRMYPEIYEFTERSVRAMPDELAQTLTDDEIAYLAVYFISDEKKQVVTNTVENKSKILVLCAAGMATSTLVKEQLKELLGNIADIEVGIVSEAEKYRLDNYTLIVSTSYSDILNQHRNTIFTEVVLQDKDKRKIIQLLNQYGIVGRYDRTIQRIIASVEDNLTGQIEKNELYFDILRILYEDGKRESIGEQISFRGYMEDGCFVKIPKTGDMEELLIKGCQTAVHEKSWKRLYDRLYNMIRRHRLKYYEIQKNVVLIHCPMQGDMNRSVGFSVVVSETVIPITEYISGKIFIFFVTIDQRTHFALLKEIYDYCDSGEGRELLETVMKD from the coding sequence ATGGTAGATGTGGAACTAAAAAGCAGGTCGGCGTATATTTTGAAGTTTATATTAGAAAACCCGGAAAGTAGCTCGATAAAACAGATTACAGAAAAACTAAATATTACACGCAGAACATTTTATTACGATGTGGAGCAGATTAATGATTGGCTCAGCAGTGAGGGACTCGGAAAACTGGTGATTAAATCTCGAATGGTCACGATAGATTCCGATAGGAGGGATGAGCTGGTTAATAGAATAAAAAGAAATGAGAGTTATTTTTATTCGATAGAAGAACGAAGAATACTAGAACTAATCTTTATATCACTGTCCACGGAGGTCGTGACGATTGAAAAAATGCAGAAAATCTTCGATGTCAGTAAAAATACCATATTAACGGACATCAAAGAGTGGAAAGCAGCCTTAATTGGACTGGATATTTCTATTGTGAGTACGATAAAAGTAGGGTATGTGCTTCAAGGTGAAGAATTCACTATAAGAAAAATGATCGGAAAACAGATAAAAAAGCTAGAGAATTTTCAACCTAAAATTGTCCTGGGAAAATGGATGCAGGAGTCTCTCGCGAAGATATCTGGAGAAGAGTACGATTACCGGGAGATTGCCAGATGTCTGATTAAACAGTATGAACAAGATGAAAATATTAAATTGGTCTCAGAGAATGAGGAATTTGAATGTAGCATGATACTTGTATCATGGATAAGAAGTATGGAAGGGTATACGGTAGTTCTCAATGCGGAGGAGAGAGCAGCTCTGGCAGTGACATGTCCATATCAGTCATTGAAAAAGAGTTTTCAGAAGCTGAAGGAATATAACCTGGAAATACCAAACTCGGAGATTTATTACATTGCGACTCTTTTGCTGGGAATTAAGATCGCTCAGTTTGTATCGCAGGATCAAGAGAACCTGTATATCTATCGCTTTACAGCTTCATTGCTAAAGAATTTTGAAAGAATTGCATGTATAGCGTTTGAAAACAGAGAGAGATTGGCTAACAGGCTAAGAGGTCATATACGTCCATTGTACTATCGTCTGAAATATGGCATGCAGTCTACAAATCCTCTGCTTAAAGATGTTATGAGAATGTATCCTGAGATATATGAGTTCACAGAAAGATCGGTTCGTGCCATGCCGGATGAGTTGGCGCAGACGTTGACGGACGATGAAATTGCGTATCTAGCTGTTTATTTTATCAGTGATGAAAAAAAGCAGGTGGTGACGAATACTGTTGAAAATAAGTCAAAAATATTAGTATTGTGTGCAGCTGGTATGGCTACGTCTACTCTGGTAAAGGAGCAGTTAAAGGAATTGCTTGGAAATATCGCTGATATAGAAGTCGGGATTGTCTCGGAAGCTGAAAAATATAGATTAGATAATTATACTCTCATCGTGTCGACGAGCTATTCGGATATATTGAATCAACACAGAAATACAATTTTTACGGAAGTAGTTCTGCAAGATAAAGATAAGAGAAAGATCATTCAGCTATTAAATCAGTACGGTATTGTCGGCAGATATGATAGAACAATACAGAGAATTATAGCGAGCGTAGAAGATAATCTAACAGGTCAGATTGAAAAGAACGAGTTATATTTTGATATTCTTCGTATTTTATATGAGGACGGGAAACGGGAGAGTATCGGAGAACAAATTTCTTTCAGAGGCTATATGGAAGATGGATGTTTCGTGAAAATTCCAAAGACCGGTGATATGGAGGAACTTCTTATAAAAGGCTGTCAGACTGCGGTCCATGAAAAATCATGGAAACGGCTTTATGACAGGCTATACAATATGATACGCCGGCACAGATTGAAATATTATGAAATTCAGAAGAATGTCGTGTTGATTCATTGTCCTATGCAAGGAGATATGAACCGGTCAGTCGGATTTTCTGTTGTGGTTTCAGAAACCGTTATTCCAATTACAGAGTATATTTCCGGCAAGATATTCATATTTTTCGTGACAATTGACCAGAGAACACATTTTGCATTGTTAAAAGAAATATATGATTACTGTGACAGTGGGGAGGGCAGGGAACTGCTTGAAACTGTCATGAAAGACTAG
- a CDS encoding HPr family phosphocarrier protein, giving the protein MFERQIKVSNKTGLHARPASDLTVLCQKFDSDILIITPDTEINPKSIISILAGGVSQGTTIRLRVEGVDEEEAGEQISRFIEELKE; this is encoded by the coding sequence ATGTTTGAAAGACAGATTAAAGTAAGTAACAAAACAGGGCTTCACGCTAGACCGGCATCTGATTTGACAGTTCTATGTCAAAAATTTGATAGCGATATATTGATTATAACACCAGATACAGAGATCAATCCAAAGAGCATTATCAGTATTTTGGCAGGAGGAGTTAGTCAAGGAACGACGATCAGGCTTCGTGTAGAAGGAGTTGATGAAGAAGAAGCAGGAGAACAGATCAGTAGATTTATCGAAGAGCTGAAAGAATAA
- the gdhA gene encoding NADP-specific glutamate dehydrogenase — MNAYMQRVLDTVKQRDGNEPEFIQTVEEVFKSLEVVIEKHPEYEKAALLERMVEPDRMFSFRVTWTDDNGVPHVNRGYRCQFNGAIGPYKGGLRFHPSVYSGIIKFLGFEQTFKNSLTGLPIGGGKGGSDFDPRGKSDAEIMRFCQAFMTELYKYIGPDVDVPAGDIGVGGREIGYLFGQYKRIRSAFENGVLTGKGLSYGGSLIRPEATGFGAVYYVVEVLKHFGEDIKGKTIAVSGFGNVSWGVCKKVAELGGKVVTLSGPDGYIYDPDGVTTPEKINYLVEMRNSGRDKVQDYADKFGCEFHAGEKPWGVKVDLIMPCATQNDVNMEWAEKIVANGVPYYIEVANMPTTNDALEYLQKNCKVVAPSKAVNAGGVATSALEMSQNSMRYSWTEEEVDAKLKQIMKNIHDMSASAAEEYGLGYDLVAGANIAGFKKVADAMMSEGLI, encoded by the coding sequence ATGAATGCTTATATGCAAAGAGTTCTTGATACTGTAAAACAACGCGATGGAAATGAGCCAGAATTTATCCAGACTGTAGAAGAAGTTTTCAAATCTCTGGAAGTAGTTATTGAAAAACATCCAGAATACGAAAAAGCTGCTCTGTTAGAGAGAATGGTTGAACCTGATAGAATGTTCTCCTTCCGCGTTACCTGGACAGATGACAATGGGGTACCACATGTTAACCGTGGATATAGATGCCAGTTCAATGGCGCTATTGGACCTTACAAAGGTGGTTTAAGATTCCATCCTTCTGTGTATTCTGGAATCATCAAATTCCTCGGTTTTGAGCAGACTTTCAAAAACAGCTTGACCGGTCTTCCAATCGGCGGCGGCAAAGGTGGTTCTGACTTTGACCCAAGAGGAAAATCTGACGCAGAGATCATGCGTTTCTGTCAGGCATTTATGACTGAGCTCTACAAATACATTGGACCAGATGTAGACGTTCCTGCTGGTGATATTGGCGTAGGTGGACGTGAAATCGGTTATCTGTTTGGACAGTACAAGAGAATCAGAAGCGCTTTTGAAAATGGCGTTCTGACTGGTAAAGGATTAAGCTACGGTGGATCTCTGATTCGTCCAGAAGCTACCGGATTCGGCGCTGTATATTATGTAGTTGAAGTTCTGAAACACTTTGGAGAGGATATCAAAGGAAAGACTATCGCAGTTTCTGGCTTTGGTAATGTATCTTGGGGCGTTTGTAAAAAAGTTGCTGAGTTGGGCGGAAAAGTTGTTACCCTGTCTGGTCCAGACGGATACATCTATGATCCAGATGGTGTTACTACCCCTGAAAAGATCAACTACTTAGTGGAAATGCGTAACTCCGGACGTGATAAAGTTCAGGATTATGCTGATAAATTTGGTTGTGAATTCCATGCTGGTGAAAAACCATGGGGCGTTAAAGTTGATTTGATTATGCCTTGTGCTACTCAGAATGATGTCAACATGGAATGGGCAGAGAAGATCGTTGCAAATGGTGTTCCATACTACATCGAAGTAGCTAATATGCCTACCACCAATGACGCTCTGGAATATCTGCAGAAAAATTGTAAAGTGGTTGCTCCTTCTAAGGCAGTTAACGCCGGTGGTGTTGCAACATCAGCTCTGGAGATGTCTCAGAACTCCATGAGATATTCTTGGACAGAAGAAGAAGTAGACGCAAAATTAAAACAGATTATGAAAAATATCCATGATATGTCTGCATCCGCAGCTGAAGAGTATGGTCTTGGCTATGATTTGGTAGCTGGAGCAAATATTGCTGGATTTAAGAAAGTTGCTGATGCTATGATGTCAGAAGGATTAATCTAA
- a CDS encoding helix-turn-helix domain-containing protein, giving the protein MIGSKPAKTLFYTSNSQFCPYISATPIHVKRNPIKTILEIGSFQKAAEHLNYAQSTVTPQMHQLEQEFSIKLFEKIGRIMKLTQAGKGLIPYIDNVIEVVHKSNASDFEKFLPRWY; this is encoded by the coding sequence GTGATCGGCTCTAAGCCAGCAAAAACACTATTCTATACATCTAATTCCCAATTTTGTCCTTATATAAGTGCAACTCCAATACACGTGAAGAGAAATCCTATTAAGACGATATTGGAAATTGGAAGCTTTCAAAAAGCGGCAGAACATCTTAACTATGCACAGTCCACCGTAACTCCGCAAATGCATCAGCTAGAACAGGAATTTTCTATCAAATTGTTTGAAAAGATTGGACGTATAATGAAGCTCACACAAGCGGGTAAAGGGCTGATTCCATATATTGATAATGTGATTGAAGTGGTTCACAAATCAAATGCCTCAGATTTTGAAAAATTTTTGCCAAGATGGTACTAA
- a CDS encoding DUF3881 family protein, protein MHSYLKTIGFSSLSKAELNEILEEVVKNYDEKYVAESHPEHLYAEFSKNYGCDCGITVCGEYDEENQFHMEYYYPFFRGTGITTQESVIVEKHADKESYAGACDDLRIGVTMIFYLQNCTEYVSEMQKNNFDQNHMPLTLSGLAKEGKILLPVKKDQKQVAKEKELAKNRSTLIAAARNGDEAAMENLTMDDIDTYSMISRRIVKEDVFTIVDSYFMPYGIECDKYNVMGEIIDCVDFRNILTGEKIYQMTIECNDMQFDICINESDLLGEPKVGRRFKGIIWLQGQIQFCSYA, encoded by the coding sequence TTGCATAGCTATCTGAAGACCATAGGATTCTCCAGCTTAAGCAAAGCTGAGTTGAATGAGATTTTGGAAGAAGTAGTAAAGAACTATGATGAGAAATATGTTGCAGAGTCTCATCCAGAACATTTGTATGCTGAGTTTTCTAAAAATTACGGATGTGACTGTGGAATTACTGTGTGTGGAGAATATGATGAAGAGAATCAGTTCCACATGGAGTACTATTATCCGTTTTTTCGCGGCACAGGAATCACCACTCAGGAAAGTGTGATCGTCGAGAAACATGCGGATAAAGAATCTTATGCAGGCGCCTGTGATGACCTTAGAATAGGGGTGACGATGATTTTCTATCTCCAGAATTGTACAGAGTATGTGAGTGAGATGCAAAAGAATAATTTTGATCAAAATCATATGCCGTTGACTCTATCAGGGCTAGCGAAGGAAGGGAAAATTCTTCTTCCAGTCAAGAAAGATCAGAAGCAGGTTGCGAAGGAAAAAGAGCTTGCGAAAAACAGATCGACACTGATAGCGGCAGCCCGAAATGGGGATGAAGCAGCAATGGAAAACCTCACTATGGATGATATCGACACATACTCTATGATTTCTAGAAGAATTGTAAAAGAAGACGTGTTTACAATTGTAGATTCCTATTTTATGCCTTATGGAATTGAGTGCGATAAGTATAATGTAATGGGAGAAATTATTGATTGTGTTGATTTTCGGAATATCCTGACAGGCGAAAAGATTTATCAGATGACTATAGAATGCAATGATATGCAGTTTGATATCTGTATTAATGAGTCTGATTTGTTGGGAGAACCGAAGGTGGGGAGAAGATTTAAAGGAATCATATGGCTGCAAGGGCAGATACAGTTTTGCAGTTATGCTTAG
- the serS gene encoding serine--tRNA ligase, whose protein sequence is MLDIKFVRENPELVKQNIKNKFQDSKLPLVDEVLELDKQNREIKQEVEALRAQRNKISKQIGALMGQGKKEEAEEVKKQVAESGNRIEELSTKEKEVEEKLLRNMMVIPNIIDPSVPIGKDDSENVEVEKFGEPIVPEFEIPYHTEIMESFQGIDLDSARRVAGNGFYYLMGDIARLHSAVISYARDFMIDRGFTYCVPPFMIRSNVVTGVMSFAEMDAMMYKIEGEDLYLIGTSEHSMIGKFIDTIIPENTLPQTLTSYSPCFRKEKGAHGLEERGVYRIHQFEKQEMIVVCKPEESPMWFDKLWQNTVDLFRSLDIPVRTLECCSGDLADLKVKSVDVEAWSPRQKKYFEVGSCSNLGDAQARRLKIRVNGEKGKYLAHTLNNTVVAPPRMLIAFLENNLNADGSVSIPVALQPYMGGMKKIEKKN, encoded by the coding sequence ATGTTAGATATAAAATTTGTAAGGGAAAATCCAGAGCTTGTAAAACAAAACATCAAAAATAAGTTTCAGGACAGCAAGCTGCCGCTGGTAGATGAGGTTTTGGAGCTGGACAAGCAGAATAGAGAGATTAAACAGGAAGTAGAAGCGCTGAGAGCCCAGAGAAATAAAATTTCTAAGCAAATCGGAGCATTAATGGGACAAGGGAAGAAAGAAGAGGCGGAGGAAGTCAAAAAACAGGTAGCTGAATCGGGAAATCGTATTGAGGAGCTTTCTACTAAAGAAAAAGAAGTGGAAGAAAAGCTTCTCCGAAATATGATGGTGATTCCAAATATCATTGACCCTTCTGTTCCGATTGGCAAAGATGACAGTGAAAATGTGGAAGTTGAGAAATTTGGGGAGCCGATAGTACCAGAATTTGAGATTCCTTATCACACTGAAATAATGGAAAGTTTTCAGGGAATAGATTTGGACAGTGCCAGAAGGGTTGCTGGAAACGGATTTTACTATTTGATGGGAGATATTGCTAGACTTCATTCGGCAGTGATTTCTTATGCACGTGATTTTATGATTGATAGAGGTTTTACTTATTGTGTGCCACCATTTATGATTCGCAGTAACGTGGTCACTGGTGTCATGAGTTTTGCTGAGATGGACGCAATGATGTATAAGATAGAGGGTGAGGATTTATATCTCATTGGGACTAGCGAACACTCCATGATAGGAAAATTTATTGATACAATCATACCTGAGAATACGCTTCCTCAGACCTTAACCAGTTATTCTCCTTGTTTTAGAAAAGAAAAAGGTGCACATGGTCTTGAAGAGAGGGGAGTGTATCGTATTCATCAATTTGAGAAGCAGGAGATGATTGTAGTATGTAAACCTGAAGAAAGCCCAATGTGGTTTGATAAATTGTGGCAGAATACGGTAGATCTGTTCCGCTCTTTGGATATTCCTGTACGGACTTTAGAATGCTGTTCGGGTGATTTGGCAGATTTAAAAGTTAAATCTGTAGATGTAGAAGCCTGGTCTCCGAGACAGAAAAAATATTTTGAGGTGGGCAGCTGCTCAAATTTGGGGGATGCTCAGGCACGCCGTCTGAAAATTCGTGTAAATGGTGAGAAAGGCAAGTATTTGGCGCATACACTAAATAATACCGTAGTTGCACCTCCTAGAATGCTAATTGCATTTTTGGAGAATAACTTGAATGCGGATGGTTCTGTGAGTATCCCAGTGGCGTTGCAGCCATATATGGGCGGTATGAAGAAAATCGAGAAGAAGAATTAA
- a CDS encoding DUF4446 family protein produces MSDLFSSMGIDTGIVVIILMVLVVILLVCLISTNLRLSRLEHKYKIFMKGKDAKSLEITFARKMAQIDKLSELTERYMKENNQLQKNFQRIFSKYGVEKYDAFDDVGGKLSFALAMLDKNNSGLVLNAVHSRDNCFLYLKEIVKGESYVMLSQEEVEALRRAVNYGIEDLEEVTEKSKKDVSSNQMKKE; encoded by the coding sequence ATGAGTGATCTTTTTAGTTCAATGGGGATTGATACTGGAATCGTTGTGATTATATTAATGGTTCTGGTGGTTATACTCTTGGTATGTCTGATTAGTACAAACTTGCGTTTGTCAAGGTTGGAACATAAATATAAGATATTTATGAAAGGTAAGGATGCAAAATCTCTGGAAATTACTTTCGCCAGAAAGATGGCGCAGATTGATAAGCTTTCAGAATTGACAGAAAGATATATGAAAGAAAACAATCAACTGCAAAAAAATTTTCAGAGAATTTTCAGCAAATATGGAGTTGAGAAGTATGATGCCTTTGACGATGTCGGAGGAAAGCTAAGCTTTGCACTGGCGATGTTAGATAAAAATAATTCTGGATTGGTTTTAAATGCTGTGCACAGTAGAGATAACTGCTTTTTGTATCTCAAAGAGATTGTAAAGGGAGAATCTTATGTGATGCTCAGTCAGGAAGAAGTGGAAGCACTTCGAAGAGCTGTTAATTATGGAATTGAAGATTTAGAGGAAGTTACAGAGAAAAGTAAAAAAGACGTTTCATCAAACCAAATGAAAAAAGAATAA
- a CDS encoding ParB/RepB/Spo0J family partition protein — protein sequence MAMKRGLGRGLDVMIPDNHTGTTKKSSRTTKTIVSMEQESEKNVRDYVVPTGEVKVKISKVEPNREQPRKQFDEDSLLELSESIKQYGVLQPLVVSDKKDYYEIIAGERRWRAAKLAGLKEVPVIIKELSKQETVEISLIENIQREDLNPIEEAMAFKRLLDEFHLKQDEVADRVSKSRTAVTNVMRLLKLESEVQQMLIDEMITAGHARALLGISDRELQIKIANKVFDEKLSVRETEKLVKSILESKKEKPMKKDTAEDAIYESLEEKMKGIMGTKVIINRKKNNKGKIEIEYYSRDELERIIELFETIG from the coding sequence ATGGCTATGAAGAGAGGTCTTGGCAGAGGTCTGGATGTTATGATTCCAGACAATCATACTGGAACGACAAAAAAGAGTAGTAGGACAACCAAGACGATAGTCTCCATGGAGCAAGAAAGTGAAAAGAATGTAAGAGATTATGTGGTTCCAACTGGTGAGGTGAAAGTAAAGATTTCCAAGGTGGAACCAAATAGAGAACAACCAAGGAAACAATTTGATGAAGATTCACTTTTGGAACTTTCAGAGTCCATTAAACAGTACGGAGTTTTGCAGCCGCTAGTTGTGTCCGATAAAAAGGATTATTATGAGATAATTGCAGGGGAGAGAAGATGGCGCGCGGCTAAGCTTGCCGGATTAAAAGAAGTTCCAGTAATTATAAAAGAGCTTAGCAAGCAGGAGACAGTGGAGATATCTTTAATTGAGAATATTCAGAGAGAAGATTTGAATCCCATTGAGGAGGCTATGGCTTTCAAACGGCTTTTAGATGAATTTCATTTAAAGCAGGATGAAGTTGCAGACCGCGTGTCAAAGAGTCGCACTGCCGTTACAAATGTAATGCGTCTGCTAAAGTTGGAAAGTGAAGTACAGCAGATGCTGATTGACGAAATGATTACGGCAGGTCATGCAAGAGCACTTTTAGGGATATCAGACAGAGAGCTTCAGATAAAAATAGCGAATAAGGTATTCGATGAAAAATTGAGTGTACGTGAGACTGAAAAGCTGGTAAAATCCATTTTAGAATCTAAAAAAGAAAAACCTATGAAAAAGGATACAGCAGAAGATGCGATCTATGAAAGTCTGGAAGAAAAAATGAAAGGGATTATGGGGACAAAAGTAATCATAAATCGTAAAAAAAATAATAAAGGAAAGATCGAAATCGAATACTATTCTAGAGACGAATTAGAGCGTATTATTGAGCTTTTCGAAACCATAGGGTAG
- a CDS encoding ParA family protein, which yields MGRTIAIANQKGGVGKSTTAINLSACLAEAGKRVLTVDIDPQGNTTSGLGTDKNGVEYTLYELLLGDCDPKDCIIENVVERVDLIPSNVNLSGAEIELVGIEEREYILKNVLERIKEGYDYIIMDCPPSLSMLTINALTAADSVLVPIQCEYYALEGLSQLIHTIELVQERLNKKLEIEGVVFTMYDARTNLSLEVVENVKENLNQNIYKTIIPRNVRLAEAPSYGLPINMYDPKSTGAESYRLLAEEVINREGGE from the coding sequence GTGGGTAGAACGATTGCAATAGCAAATCAGAAAGGCGGGGTCGGTAAATCGACAACGGCAATTAATTTGTCCGCGTGTCTGGCTGAAGCTGGTAAAAGAGTTCTCACAGTTGATATTGATCCGCAGGGCAATACAACCAGCGGTTTGGGAACGGATAAAAATGGAGTGGAATATACGTTATATGAATTATTGTTGGGTGATTGTGATCCAAAAGATTGTATTATTGAAAATGTAGTAGAGCGTGTGGACTTGATTCCTTCAAATGTGAACCTTTCTGGGGCGGAAATTGAATTAGTCGGAATAGAAGAGCGTGAGTATATTCTAAAAAATGTTTTGGAGAGAATTAAAGAAGGCTATGACTATATTATTATGGACTGTCCGCCTTCATTGAGTATGTTAACAATTAATGCGTTAACAGCAGCCGATTCGGTGTTAGTTCCCATACAGTGTGAATATTATGCATTGGAAGGTCTTTCACAGCTTATTCATACAATTGAATTGGTTCAAGAGAGGCTGAATAAGAAGTTAGAGATAGAGGGCGTAGTGTTTACTATGTATGATGCTAGAACAAATTTGTCATTGGAAGTCGTAGAAAATGTTAAAGAAAATTTGAATCAAAATATTTATAAGACAATTATACCGCGAAATGTGCGGTTAGCAGAAGCACCAAGTTATGGATTGCCCATTAATATGTATGATCCTAAATCTACAGGAGCAGAGAGCTATAGGTTATTAGCAGAAGAAGTGATAAATAGAGAGGGTGGTGAATAA